In the genome of Fimbriimonadaceae bacterium, the window TGTATGCGCCCAAGTCCGGCGTCGAAACGCGTGCGGCATTACGTGGGTATGCGCGCCGCACGGAGGAAGAGATGTTGGAGAAAGCTCGGGAGGTTCGACAAGACATCTCTCACAGCGTCGATGAAGCGAAACGGTACTTGAAGGAAACCGAGGCGACGATTGCCGCGGCAGTGGCGGCCGGCAAAGAAGCTTTCAAGAAGGAGCGGGCGGATCGAGCCTGAGATGGTGGCTGTACGATTTCACGGGCGCGGCGGACAGGGGGCGAAGACGGCCAGCCGGATTCTCGGCACCGCGGCGTTTATCAGCGGGTATGTGGCCCAAGATGCCCCGATCTATGGCGCGGAGCGAAGGGGAGCGCCGGTCGCGGCATTCACGCGCTTCGGTCGTGAGCCGATTCGGGAACGGGGGGCGATCGCGCATCCTGACGTCATCGTGGTGGCCGATGCCTCGTTGCTGGACGATGCGGTGGCGCATGTGTTGGACGGAGTGACCGGGCAGACGGTCCTGTTCGTGAACTCGTCGCTGAGCGCGGACCTGTTGCGCACCCACCTGTCCTTGCCTGAGCAGGTGACGGTGAGAGATGTGACGGGGATTGCGCTGCAACAGCTGGGAGCGCGTGAGGCCATCAGTGCGCTGCTCGGCGCAGTTGCCGCGCGGTTGGTAGGGTTGGCGTGGGAGCCTGTGCGCTCGGCGATCGATGGTGAGCTTCGCGACCTCGGCCTGGCCGAGCCGGTGATCGAGCGGAATCTGACGGTGGCGCGGCAGTGTTACGACTCGGTTGAGCCGGCCACATTGCCTCAAGGCACCGCCCAAGCCGTCGGCGCGGCGTCCTTGCACCACCCGACCTATGAACCGCCCACGAAGGGCACAGCCAGGATCGCCGCGGCCGGAAATTCGGTGTTACGTGAAACCGGTGGATGGCGAACCTTTCGCCCGGTGTTGGTGGCAGACAAGTGCAACGGATGCTGGCTCTGTTTCGTCTATTGTCCGGACGGCGTGATTACCATGAATCAGGAAGATCGCCCCGTCGTCGACTATGACCATTGCAAAGGCTGTCAGATTTGTGTGCACGAATGTCCGACTCACGCATTGATTGCGGAGCGGGAGCAGGAAGGCGGGGTCGCATGGACAGCCAAATGATGACGGGGAATCTGGCGGCTGCCTGGGGCGCCCGGCTGGCCGACGTTGACTACATCCCGGCGTTTCCCATTACGCCGCAGACGGAAATCGTGGAGGCCTTGGCCAAGTGGTGTGAGCGGGGGGAGTTGGCCGCGCGATTCGTGAGCATGGACTCCGAACATTCCATGATGACGGCGGCCGGTGCGGCGGAAGTGACCGGCGCGCGAGTCTTTACGGCCACCTCCAGTCAAGGGTTGCTGCATGCGTTCGAGGTGCTCTATTCCATTTCGGGGTGGCGTGCGCCGCTCGTGCTCGTCAATGTCTCGCGAGCCCTGGCCGCGCCGATTACCTTGGAGTCCGATCACAACGACGTGTTGGCCGCGCGCGATGCCGGGTTTCTGCAGATCCATGCCGAGACCTGCCAGGAGGTGTTGGATTCGATTCTGATGGCCTATCGGATCGCGGAAGATGAGCGCGTGATGTTGCCGGTGATCGTGAACCTGGACGGGTTTACCCTGTCGTTCACTCGTGAGCCGGTCACGGTGCCCGATCCGGATACCGTACGACGCTTCCTGCCGCCCTTTCGCCCGTCTCACCTCGGGTTCACGGCCTCGTCGCCGCATGCGTTGGGTGTAGCCGTGATCGGCGGTACTCCGTATGCGTACTTCCGTCATCAGGTGCACCTGGCTGCCCAGAATGCGCTCGACGTCCATCGAGAGGCGGCGGAATCGTTCCAGGCCTTGTTCGGTCGTCGATATGACCTGGTGGAAGGGTACCGGTTGGATGATGCGGAAGACGTCCTTGTGATGACCAATGCGGGGGCGAGCACAGGGAAGGCGGCGGTCGATCTTGCCAGAGCGCAGGGGAAGCGGGTAGGGCTGCTTCGGTTGCGCATGATCCGCCCCTGGCCGGCTGAGGCCATTCGACAGGCCCTACGTGGGCGACGGGCCGTGGCAGTGCTGGATCAGAACCTGGCGCCGGGGCAGGGCGGGATTCTCTATCAAGAGGTCGCTGCCTGTGTGTACCATGAGACCGCCAGGCCACGAGCCCTCTGTTCATTCATCGGAGGGTTGGGAGGGCAGAATCTTTCGGCCGGCGAGTTTCACGCCGTGTTTGAACAGACGGCGCAGGCTGGAGTCACCGGAAGGGGCTGCGGACCGGTGTTGCTCTACAGTGCTGCGGAACATCAGGAGATGACGCAATTGCAGATGGTGGCGGGAGGAAGCGTGAAACGTGAAGGGTGAAACGGGAAGTGGAAGTCGTGAAACGTAGAACGTGAACTACGAGAGACGCTTCACGAGAGACGAGAGACACGATGTGGCAGCGTGAGACCTTCAAGAAGATCAAGCAGATTCCCCGCGAAGAGCATGTGCTTCCGGGCACGGCCCTGTGCGCCGGATGTGGTGGCCTCGAGGCGTTGCGACTCGCGGCGAAGGTGCTGGGCGATCATGTCGTCTACGTGAATGCCGCCGGTTGCTTTACGATGTTGGCGGCCTACCCCTACACATCGTTCAAGGGGTCCTGGTTGTATACGACCATGGGTTCGGCGCCGGCCGGGGCGCAGGGGATTCGCGATGCCTTGGATGTGCTGATCGGCAAGGGGAGATTGCCGAAGGATGAAGATGTGAAGGTCATCGTGTTGGGAGGTGATGGCTCCACGTACGATATGGCCCTCTCGTCGACGTCCGGCGCCATGAATCGCAAGCTCGATTTTTATTACATCTGTTACGACAACGAAGCGTACGGCAACACCGGCATGCAGCTCTCCCCCGCCACCCCCTTTGCCGCGCGAACGGCGACATCGCCCTGCGGTCTGCAGCATCCCGCCGCGACGATCCAGGAGAAGAAAGACATCTTTGAGATCTGGCGGGCGCATCGGCCGCCCTACATCGCGACGGTCGCCCCGCGGTATCCGCTGGATTTGGAGGAGAAGTTCGCGCGTGCCGCCGCCTTCACCGGACCGAAGATGTTCCTGGCCCTTGCCGCCTGTCCGACGGGCTGGTTGTACGATCCGGGGGCCACGCCGGAAGTGGCCAAGTTGGCTGTGGAGACCGGCCTCTGGCCGCTGAAAGAGGCGATCAACGGGGTGGTCACACACACGTATATTCCCAGGCGCAAGCCGGTCGAGGCGTATCTGCAACTGCAGGGACGGTTTCGGCATCTGTTCGAGCCGACGGTACAAGCGGACGCCATCCGGCACATCCAAGAGCAGGTGGATGCCTACTGGCGGCTGGCGACCTAGGACCAGGCATGAGGCGAGTGCGAATAAGTGTAAGGGTGGGGGTATCGTGCCTGCTCGTGCTCTTCGTCCTGGCGAGCGGTTGCGCAGAACAGAGGCCTGCATCCGGCACTGGTCGTGTCACGCCGGCGCATTTGCCGGATGTACGAACGCCCATTCCGTTGGGGGCAGAAGCGCGGCAGGAACATCGCGCCGTCATGCTCCAGCATCTGGAGACGATCCAGGCGATTGTGGCGGCCTTGGCGGAAGAGGACTACCGGCTGGCCCAAGGATTGACCGAAACGCATCTGGGATTCTTTATGCATCGGCATGCGATGGCTCGGCAGCAGCCGGAGAATTTTCCTCCGGCCTATCACGATCTCGCGATGGCGCATCATGCGGCTGCCGAGCAGTTGGCCGATGTGATGCCGACGAACGATCTGAAGCGGATCCTGCCCGAGTTCAATAACGTGCTGAAGGCCTGTGTCGCCTGTCACTTGGAATATAGACTCCGTCATTCATAACAAGGAGAACGGCATGTCGGATGCAAAGATCAGTGTCACGTTCGAGCAAGACCATGACCGGCTGGACGCGCTCTTCACTACCTTCCAGCAACAGAAGCGCACGGATTTCGCCAAGGCCAAGGAGGCCTTCGTCGAGTTTAAGTTTGGCCTGCAGCGGCATATCGTCTGGGAGGAAGACGTGCTGTTTCCCAAGTGGGAGGAAAACTCCGGCATGGCGGAAGGCGGGCCCACGCAAGTCATGCGGACCGAGCACCGGATGATCGGCGATTGCCTGGAAGCCATTCATGAAAAAGTGCAGGCACAGAATCCCGACAGCGACCGAGAGGAGCAACGATTGTTGGAGATTCTGAAATCGCACAACATGAAGGAGGAGCGGATTCTGTACCCCTCGATCGATCAGGTGATCAGTGACGGGGAGCGGGCAGAGTTGTATCAGGCCATGAAGGAGATTCCGGAGGAGCGGTATCGAACCTGTTGCGGGAGTGAACGGTCATGAGGGGGCGGGGCTTTCTTGCGCTGGGTGGTCTGCTGGCACTGCTCTGCATGGCCGTCGCGCCCGGAGGGAATGCGTTCTCCCCCGATCGAGCAGGAGAGAATTCCCCGTCGAAGGAACCGTCGGTGGTGTGGACGGTGGCCGATTCGAGCGGAATGACGGCGAATCCTCACAGCGATTTGATTTTTCGTGCGACCGGCGCGAAGACATGTATGGATTGTCATCGTGTCGGAAAAGACGGCCTGATGTTGGCGCAGGTGGAAGACAATCGGTTGGTGCAGGAACTCAAGGCCAAGGCGAAGGGTGTGCACGGGCCTGGGCGTTTCGCAGACTGTTTGCGCTGTCACGCCGGCGGCAACAAGGGGGTTGAGAAATACCGGAAGTAACCGGTGCGTGATGACACGCGGGTATCATCTATGACAGGAGTGCGGTCGCGCCTGTTCGCGGTGGTCGCGGCGACGGTCGGTGCGGTTCTCAGCGCATTGGCCTTTGAAGCGCTGCTCAGTCTCGACAAGGTCACGCCCTTCGGCCATACGCAGTACGGGCACGGCGTCGGCTGGGCGGGCTTGGCCGTCACGCTGCTGGTGTTCGTCTATCCGCTTCGGAAACGGACCAGTCCCTCGCGTCGATGGCCGCGCGGGTGGTTTCGAGTTCACATGGTGGCGGGCGTCCTGGGGCCGCTGCTGATTTTTCTTCACTCCGGTGCCCATTACCATGCGATCGTTCCGATCCTGGCCATGGGGTCCATGGTGATCGTGGTCTTGAGCGGAATCGTGGGGCAGTTGGTGCATGCCGTGAGTCTGAGGGCGCTCAACGAGGAACGTCACCACCTTCAGCATCAAGGCCTCTCTGAGAGTGAGGTCGACGCCCAGTTGCACGGGATGGCGTCTCAGGAAGAGGCCTTTCGTCTTTGGCAGGCTATCCATGCACCGATGACGCTGATGTTCTTGGTCTTCACCGTCCTGCATGTGGTAGGGGCGTTGTTCTTTGCCGGAATGTCGTGACTCATGCGCTACCTCCCGCTTCCGAGAACAGCGGTTCCGGCTGTGGCGTTGACAACCCTGGTGCTGGTGATATGGATAGGGTGGGGGACGGTGCGGAGCCCCGCCGCCTTCTGGGCTCCGGGCGACCTCAGCCGCTACCATGTGGATCGAGGCGGGTGCACCAATTGTCACGAGCCGTTTCGAGGGCCCAGTCCCGCCCGTTGCATCGCTTGCCATACTGAAGGGTACTTTGAGGCTCGAGCGACGCCTGCCGTGGCCGGGTGGCATCGCGCGCTGGTCGTCGAACGGCAGGCCTGCACCGGTTGCCATTCGGAGCATCGCGGAACGCTGGCTCAGATTACCGAGCAGACGCGTACCAATCCCCATGGAGAATTTATCTTTCGCGCGACGGGGACCAACTCCTGCACGGTCTGTCATGAATTTGGAAACAGGATAGCCACCCATCCGACGCTGCGAGACGAGGCGGTCGTACGGCAATTGTATGAGAAGGGGCGCGGGGCCCATCGACCGGGTCGGATGGGACATTGTCTCGTCTGTCATGGCGGGGGTGGGCCATGAACGGAGGTGAACCGAGGCCTATGCAGCTGAATCTTGACCAGGCCTTTCCTACTGAGCAGTCTCTTCGCGACATGATCGTGAAGCACAAGGTCTGTTTCGACCATGACCCATTTTACGTCAAGACGGGAGGGGGCGAGGTCGTTCAGATCGGATTTCAGCTCAACCTGTATGGGGCGTTCGACAATCCCGCCCAGTTGCCGCTGGGCGATGATGAGGAACATCGGGCGATTCTCGGCGATCTGCAGCGACTCTGCCGAGTGTTTTTCCAGACGCTCGATTTGCTCAAGCCCTGCGAGCATCCGCAACCGCCTGCCCACCGCATCGTGTTTTCACCGGAACGAAAGAATCGCGCGGAAGTCTGTCTCCAGATTCCTATTTTCGACCTGGCGCATTTTCGCGACAGTTCAGCGCGCCAGGTGCAGGACCTGCTGGCCACGGCCGAATGTTTGTTGACGCATGTCGGCGCGAGACGGCGAGTCTGGGACGACGACGTGAGCAAACCGGCGTCGTCCTCCACCGCTGGTTGTGAAGGCCGTCAGGGGGCAGAGGGACGCTAGGTCTGCCGAAGCCGGATCGAGGTGAACCGGTCTCTGCAATAGCCATATTTCCCTATGGCATGTAGGATTGCCTTGTGGGAGTTTGTGCGGAAGGCCATGACGAAGCCACGCTTTGAATAGCGTCCAGACCGTCCGGTTTGCCTATCGAGCATCCGTTATTCGTATCATCGGTGCCGGTTATTGGCGAAAAGGAAAGGCTGTCTATGAGCACGAGAATAAAATATAGAGTTGAGTCTCTGGGCGAAATTCGCGTCGTCCCGGATTTCCTTCCTTCTCCTGCCGAATTGGCATTTCGCGATGAGGGAGTTAAAGTGACCCTGGCTTTGAGCAAAAAGAGCGTGGACTTCTTCAAGGCCGAAGCCTCCCGGCATCACACGCAATACCAGCCTCTGATTCGCCGCTTGCTCGATGCCTATGTCGAGAGGCAGCCGCAGGACGCTTCCTCACGATCGCCGCGGACGGCTCGCCCGCGTGGGGCTCGTAAGTGCAGTACCGCGTAAGTCACGAATCACTTCCCTGCCACCCTGATCCGCGCATCCACAATGCTGTAGCCTTCCCCCGGCGCAAGAGCGAAAATCGGATTGAGGTCCAGTTCCACGATCTCCGGCACCTCCTCGAC includes:
- a CDS encoding YtxH domain-containing protein gives rise to the protein MSIAFLSGAVLGAIAAVLYAPKSGVETRAALRGYARRTEEEMLEKAREVRQDISHSVDEAKRYLKETEATIAAAVAAGKEAFKKERADRA
- a CDS encoding 2-oxoacid:acceptor oxidoreductase family protein, with the translated sequence MVAVRFHGRGGQGAKTASRILGTAAFISGYVAQDAPIYGAERRGAPVAAFTRFGREPIRERGAIAHPDVIVVADASLLDDAVAHVLDGVTGQTVLFVNSSLSADLLRTHLSLPEQVTVRDVTGIALQQLGAREAISALLGAVAARLVGLAWEPVRSAIDGELRDLGLAEPVIERNLTVARQCYDSVEPATLPQGTAQAVGAASLHHPTYEPPTKGTARIAAAGNSVLRETGGWRTFRPVLVADKCNGCWLCFVYCPDGVITMNQEDRPVVDYDHCKGCQICVHECPTHALIAEREQEGGVAWTAK
- a CDS encoding cytochrome c, which encodes MLFVLASGCAEQRPASGTGRVTPAHLPDVRTPIPLGAEARQEHRAVMLQHLETIQAIVAALAEEDYRLAQGLTETHLGFFMHRHAMARQQPENFPPAYHDLAMAHHAAAEQLADVMPTNDLKRILPEFNNVLKACVACHLEYRLRHS
- a CDS encoding hemerythrin domain-containing protein produces the protein MSDAKISVTFEQDHDRLDALFTTFQQQKRTDFAKAKEAFVEFKFGLQRHIVWEEDVLFPKWEENSGMAEGGPTQVMRTEHRMIGDCLEAIHEKVQAQNPDSDREEQRLLEILKSHNMKEERILYPSIDQVISDGERAELYQAMKEIPEERYRTCCGSERS